The following nucleotide sequence is from Oryzias melastigma strain HK-1 linkage group LG3, ASM292280v2, whole genome shotgun sequence.
TGAACGTCTCAGATGGCCGAACTCACTAACATGCTCTTCTTGTATATGTTTCTTTGTCTTTCCCTTATTTTCTCTCTCAACATGTGCCGTGGACGTGCCTGTATTGGATGTGTGCTCTGCTGCCGTTTCATTTGATATCTTCTCCTCCCTCCCCCCGGCTCTGGATCAAATCACCGCTTTTGCGGGGGCTCCCCAATGggtttcttctttgtttctctCTCTTGTCTCTCCCCCACGCCCCCATCTCCTTTTCTCCATTTTACGGCTCCCCCCTACAGGTGCTCAAGAAGAGGTGTGCGTGAAGAAGAATAAGTTGAGCGAGGATTCTTCGGGGCTAGTGCCCTACGGAGGAGATTCTTCTGACGATGAGGAGGAAAGGACGCGCTGCAGTAAGGCCGAAAACTCATAACCTCTGCCTGCCCCATACCCACTGTCCTGAGATAAACCACACCTACTATCTACATTTCTATCAACGTGATTCTAAAACCCACCGTAAAAGGAAAAGtctacccttttttttttttttttttttaaaNNNNNNNNNNNNNNNNNNNNNNNNNNNNNNNNNNNNNNNNNNNNNNNNNNNNNNNNNNNNNNNNNNNNNNNNNNNNNNNNNNNNNNNNNNNNNNNNNNNNNNNNNNNNNNNNNNNNNNNNNNNTAAATAAGACTCTTCCAACTGCCTAAAAGTCAGTATTTGTAGTCaaagacttacatttaaaaagctgCTTATTTTGTGGTCACTTGTCCTTTGGGAgttttaaagtactttaaataactttactCTTGAAAACTGCAGTGTTTCCACATTGTAATATAGATTAGGCCTGAAGGAATACTCACTAACTCTCAATGAGACATTACTGAAATAACTAGGAAAAAACTGAATTgttaaatctaaaaattcaCCAAATTAGTGGTTACTTTCTGTATGGCAGCATGCAGGGTGGACTTTTCCATTTAAAACACAAgctgtatatttttttccttgtggtaaatatatataatttttccaACTCATTTTATGTTGAAAGCAATATTTGGATCCCcagctttatattttattggCCTGCTTCAGTTACCGAAGGTTAACTTACATATTGTAAAATTCAGTGAAGCCTTTTCTTATCTTGGAAAATGGTGTATGGCTGTTCCCATGGAATACTTTAATAAAACCAGTGAGAAACCTGAGTGGtctttaatctgtaaatattatGAATGTATTCCaaactttaaagggttaaaatttaTTTAGCTGTAGCTGAGTCCCAAACATCATCTGCAGTTTGAGTTGATGcgttaaataaatgtgtactCTGGAGCCTCGATGGCGTTGTGGACGGTGAGAGATCCCGGGTTGTCGAGGCTGAAACAGGGCTGCACATAATTCCTGAAGTGGCACTGGAAGGTGTGCAGGtgctgctccagattcacattGAAGAAGGACAGAGTTCCTCTGTCGTAGTCAAGTGCCACTCCGATTCGGACCGGATGCACCGTAATCCTCAAATCTGGACTCCAGCCGTTGTGCAGAAACTCATATTTGtgtctgaaataaataaaaaaattgcaatggAAACATTAGGATGAAGAGTAAAACCACGATCATCAGTGTACAGTATTGTTCTGTCCTCTGGTTCTTGGATGcaaatgatgctaaaatatgGAGCCAAGTGTTAACATTTCAAAGCATGCTGATCTAAATATTCCTTCTTATTGTGTTTTGGCAGAGTCGAGCACGAAAGGCTCACTCTGTGGACCCGTTATCCTCAGTAGTGGGTTGAGGATTAAAAAGTAGGCTATACACAGATGGCTTTGCCCATATTTACCGCtagttcttgttgttttgggtTTATTCTTAAGAACTGGAAGCCTTTACAACTTGAACAACACCTGAAATTAAGTTAAAATGAAGCAAAGACTTTTTAAATCCTGGTCTTTAGTTGATGCTTCAAATTTAAGGAGTGCTATGACGGGAAAGGAATAGGCGAGGATGTCAAACTACTCTCAAACAGAAGAGATCAATGTGAGCTGTGTCAAAATATACCAACTTATGGACTTCCAtgctttgttttcaaatttggtCATCACTAATcagtttatgaaaataaaaaatccttccAGAAATCCCTAAAACAAGTGTAGAGACTTCAGGAAGGATGAAAGTTACCTGGATGAACTCAGAATGTGTCTCATACACCAGGAGGACGCGTTCACGCCGAGGTATGAGTTTCTCTCCGTGTCCTCGTACGCAACTCCAATGCGAAACTCTGTCCCCTCGTCCACCTCAACTTCCCAGTAATGCCTCGCTCGCACTGGGATCAAATCCCCCAGGATGGCCACGCACCTGAACGTAGATACATCAGTGTGATCAGAACACGCACCTTTAAGATCCTGCACTGATGGTCTGTGTACTGCACCTGGTAAACGCGCTGTCGTCCAAAGCCATGGCGCTTATTGGCAGTTCTTCatctccataaaatatagtGAAACCATCTTCAGAGATGGCCAGGCAGGGATGGGCGGTTTCCTCCAGAAAGTAAAAGAACGTACCTGCACAGGTAATAGATGATAAAATACAGAAAGTAACAATTATAGTAATTCACATGTAAGtatatattcataaatgttttttgattttttttttctaattaatagGAATATAGATCATTTAAGAAAATGCATTAAGAAAAGGCAGCTGAGGCAGCATAAAATTGACTTATTTTGTAATAAAGCTGTCAGTTTAGTGTTTCGTCACTTCAGTCCTCTTGCAAAACTATAGCGTCAATGCAGCTGCTGTTTTAGGTGCACTTTTATCATGCAAAacctaataaatgttttaaattcttctttttagcAGGGACAGTagacattaacaaacatttctgtaagTGTAGAGATCAGTTTAAACTAGTCCTGGGGCAGGATGTAGAGGTCCCcaaaatatggaaaaacaaGCACTGTGACATCAAAGGTTAAAGCatcaaactcttaaaaaataaaaaaaaaataggacttcATGCAAGTTAGTTCAAATGTATTGACATTTAGCAGAAAGCAAAACATTCATGCTGCACATGTAACATCTGAGCAAAAATATGTTCTAGAGATATGAGCATAATGGTTGTTTCAGCACAAACAGGGATGATAGAAATAGCTGATTATTGATTATAGGTGTGATATTAATTCACTCGTTACCATgattttattatgtatttaaagGTAGTTAAGCATTTCATATCAGGGATGGCGTGGTGTTCCAAACTAAGAATCTTGCACAGTAAAACTGAGTGATTTTTTTGAATAAGAGAAAAATCTCCCATTTGCAgtgtattaaaagaaaaattgacaGAGAAATGATAAAGTGCCATTTTCAGCACACATTTGCTATCCACAATGGTTTTGAAGACAGAATTCCAAATAAATAGGAGAATTTCAATAAACCAGCTGGTAAAAAGAGTTAAATTTTGCAAGTGGGTAAGTAGGGAAGGTTATTTGTATCATCACACAATTCATACGCATCATAATTTATAAGTGTTTCacagaaaaagataaattacaattaatgtaattaaaacaattcaagTGAAGAGTGCGTAAATAAATTAGACAGTGAGtgcatattttaatgttttgtttttttaaaacacagtatttttctattaaaactcTTGTCAGTTGTGATGTTATGTCAACCAGGAGCTGACAGTTTGAGTCAAATCAACTCCTCACCTGACGTGGAGATGTAAACTGGGTCACTCTTGTCACTGGGCCCTCCGACGTTGACCGCTCTCACAGAAATCAGGTACCGTCGTCCTGACAGCAGCTGGATCAGACACTGACAGGTCGGCACCGCAACAATGGATCTAAAGGGAGGAAAATGTTCCTATTAGaagaaaatatgtatattttatattcttATCTGGAAAACAGTGTCCACTTTTTGGGAGAGCTTTCAATCCCACAAGTCAGCATGCAAACAAATTCTGGAGATGTGAAGAAGTCAAAAACCTTTCAAGCATAAATTAGAGAGCTTCAGAGAGATTGAAAAGGTTTGGCTGTTTCCCTCAAGGGACtgtatgaaaaatgaaaacactctCACGTGTTAGGACCGTCTTCCAACTGAGGCAAACAGAACTGCAACAACCGAATCTAAGAATAGATTTTCTAGGACAGAGTGCGCCTTGATCCAGCAGCTGTACGACAGTGGGGCCTGAAAAATCTCAGGCAAGCACTAACAGAAACCCAGACCTTATTACAGGCAAgctgggcaaaaaaaaaagaaactatggTGTATGTTTCAAGCTTTCTGTGTCCTGGAGCTATTTTATGCCAAATCTGTCAACTGCAAGTAAGTTATTAACAACATTCTTACTCAGTAACAGTACTTTGTGTGCCGTCGGTATCCATCTCACTGAGCTCCACCGTATAGGAGTCCACAGGATTGGTGTTCCCTGACTCCCAGCGGATCAGGGCGGCGTCCGGACAGCTCGTGCACTCCCTCTGCTTGATCACTGGAGGCGATGGCACTTCGGAGAGAAGATGAGAACTTTATTATTTCCACTGTAGCCCACGAAAACAAGTTCATTATTTACTCTGTTACCACATTTATCAGCCTGGATGCAGCTGCAGGAGTGTGACATTCATTACCTGTCATGTATAAGGCCTTCTCACTGGCTGGGCTGATGCCTGTGGTGTTGGTAGCTGTTACCCAAAGCTCATACTGAGCGTTAGGCAGCAGATCTGTCACCGTGCAGTGAGTCTCCTTCACTTTCACTGTGCTTACtgtagaaaaacacacatttagttTGCAGCTTCTCTGCAACATCCAGGGTTATTAGATCTTTAACCGCCTGGTACCGTGTGGTTCGCAGAAGCCGTCTGCTGGCGTGTCCTCCAGCACGGGCCTGTAGTAAAGGTCATAGTACTCCACTGTGTCGTCAGAGAATAAACTCCAGCAAACACGCAAAGACGTCTGGGTGGCAGAGTTGGACATCTGGGGGTTGATGACTGGAGCAGAAGgagctgtttttgtgtgtaaggAATACTTCAAATTAatccactgactgtataagagagagTTCATATATACAGTCTACGGTTTAATCTAAACAGAGCGTGATGTGTTATGGCATCTTGATCTAGATTTTAGGCTAACattaacatgttcctgtaacACCCTGGAAGATAAAtgtaagtcatttttaaaaat
It contains:
- the LOC112160840 gene encoding fibronectin type III and SPRY domain-containing protein 2, which encodes MEANRGGRTFQRFSVNTNESLHFEPCEDTSSSPTGIEHDEDNVFMKEENESEMTSIRNRLQGKVAEMENFAGHLEEIFLTVEENFGRQEQHLEQHYNDVLQTLSQRHSERAAGLLEEKKSKMEALYSQLLSCGQALDASKELIETAQEIYRTPDKRVFLKTVIPIIKRIEMFAKEKVELTLSTKLEFETPPADLSDVKTMMDSINAVPAPSAPVINPQMSNSATQTSLRVCWSLFSDDTVEYYDLYYRPVLEDTPADGFCEPHVSTVKVKETHCTVTDLLPNAQYELWVTATNTTGISPASEKALYMTVPSPPVIKQRECTSCPDAALIRWESGNTNPVDSYTVELSEMDTDGTQSTVTESIVAVPTCQCLIQLLSGRRYLISVRAVNVGGPSDKSDPVYISTSGTFFYFLEETAHPCLAISEDGFTIFYGDEELPISAMALDDSAFTRCVAILGDLIPVRARHYWEVEVDEGTEFRIGVAYEDTERNSYLGVNASSWCMRHILSSSRHKYEFLHNGWSPDLRITVHPVRIGVALDYDRGTLSFFNVNLEQHLHTFQCHFRNYVQPCFSLDNPGSLTVHNAIEAPEYTFI